The Clostridium sporogenes region CTAGACATTCGCCTCACTCCAAACTATTTTATGTTTAAAACCATAAATAATGATGCAACGAAGCCAAGTAATGCGTAAGTTTCAACCATAACTGCGTATATAACGCCCTTCATAACATCATTAGGCTTCTTTGCAAGTATTTGTACTCCAGCTGCTGCTGCTTTACCTTGTGCTATTGCTGACTTCCAACCTGCAAGTGCTATTGGAAGAGCTGCCATAAAGTATGCAAAACCTTGAGCAAGTGTAGGTGCTTTACCACCAAGAATACCAACATTTAATAAAATCATAAGGGTAATAACAAATCCATATAATCCTTGTGTACCTGGAAGAGCAACTAATATAAATGTTTTACCAAACTTTTCTGGTTCCTCTGTCATAAGTCCTGAAGCAGCTTCACCAACTGTTCCTATCCCTCTTGCTGAACCTATCCCCGCTAAACCTGTTGCTAATGCAGCTCCTAAAAGAGCAAATATTAATCCACCATTTTCAGTTAAAAAATTCATAAATGTCATAATTAAAGTCCTCCTTTATAAATCTTATTTAGTTATTTTTAAGTATTGATCTGAAAGTTTATATGGAGTAAATTTCTTTCCTCCACCTTCATAGAATTTATTGAAAAATTCTAAATATTGAAGTCTTGCAGTATGAACATAGGATCCAAGTGCATTAACAAGTAAATTAAACAAATGGAGAGCTATAAATAAAATTGGTGATATTATATAGCTGAATGGACTTGGAATAAGATTTACTATAAGATTTAATGCGTTTGCAATAAATCCTGTAGCAAGGCCTAAAGCTAAAAGCCTTGAATAAGATACTACATCTCCAAGATAACTTGTAGAACCATAGACTCCATATATGCCTCCACCGATTTTTCCTCCAAGGGTTGGAGCTGATCTTCCCTGTGTAAAAAGTAATCCTACAAATCCTATAATTAAAAGAATTTTTCCAACAGATGAAGCTACACCAACTAACATTAAAATTGCACCAATTAATACAAAGTACCATGTTAACACATCATATATTGCATCCTTTAATTGTCCACTCTTTATAAGCATATAGGCTTTAAGACCTAAGCCTACAAATATATGAACTAATCCAAATACAACAGATAATATTAATATCTGAGTTATACCTTTTGCCGGGTCTATAAGATATGGTATATTTATTCCTAGATAATTAGAGAACAAATCTCCAAACCATCCACCATAAATTGCCCCCCATATAACCGTTGAAATTCCAGCAAATAAGAAAAGTTTAAAAGTATTTCTTTTTGCTGTATCCTTAACTTTCTTTAAAGCAATAGAAGATACTATAACCATAATTAATCCATATCCAGCATCAGATAACATCATGCCGAAAAATAAGAAATAAAATATTGATAAAATTGGTGTTGGATCTATTTCTTTATACAAAGGAAGGCTATACATTTCAACCACACTTTCAAAAGCTGATGCAAAACCATTATTTTTTAATTTAATAGGTACTTCTTCTACATCATCTTCTTCATTAACCTCTGTAAAACTTAGATAATAATCATTTCCTATAGCTTTCTTAATAATATTTTCTAGTTCTTCATTTGTATCTAGAGTATTCCAACCACATATTGCAATAACTTTTTCAGATTTAAGGAAATTTTCTGAAGCATTAAGCCTAATAATAAGATTATTGAAATATTCATAGGCAATTTGTATTTCTTCAATCTTACTTTCATAGGTTTTAATTTCATTATTTATTTTTTCAACTTCCTTATCTATTTCTGAAATTTTAATATTAAAATTCTCTAT contains the following coding sequences:
- a CDS encoding V-type ATP synthase subunit K, coding for MTFMNFLTENGGLIFALLGAALATGLAGIGSARGIGTVGEAASGLMTEEPEKFGKTFILVALPGTQGLYGFVITLMILLNVGILGGKAPTLAQGFAYFMAALPIALAGWKSAIAQGKAAAAGVQILAKKPNDVMKGVIYAVMVETYALLGFVASLFMVLNIK
- a CDS encoding V-type ATP synthase subunit I codes for the protein MAIVKMNKFTLLAFESHKEKLLEELQSFEGVQFINLQNDALIEEDESLKLLDKDSVGSKYSEYAANLSKLKFVLDFLKEYVTQASGLKALLQDKKSLSYSTLNEKIKTIDWKSTYDDLKMKEDRLNYLSNERTKIDAEINSLLPWKKFDAKFKNLKELKQTSYFIGTISKQYKEDFQNDFQDNLQNKYIEFINEDNEDLYVFALVLKEEEEKAKELFKNYGFSSLTLVYEDSPKAVIENFNIKISEIDKEVEKINNEIKTYESKIEEIQIAYEYFNNLIIRLNASENFLKSEKVIAICGWNTLDTNEELENIIKKAIGNDYYLSFTEVNEEDDVEEVPIKLKNNGFASAFESVVEMYSLPLYKEIDPTPILSIFYFLFFGMMLSDAGYGLIMVIVSSIALKKVKDTAKRNTFKLFLFAGISTVIWGAIYGGWFGDLFSNYLGINIPYLIDPAKGITQILILSVVFGLVHIFVGLGLKAYMLIKSGQLKDAIYDVLTWYFVLIGAILMLVGVASSVGKILLIIGFVGLLFTQGRSAPTLGGKIGGGIYGVYGSTSYLGDVVSYSRLLALGLATGFIANALNLIVNLIPSPFSYIISPILFIALHLFNLLVNALGSYVHTARLQYLEFFNKFYEGGGKKFTPYKLSDQYLKITK